The genomic window CTCGTAACGCGTGCGGACCGTGCTGCCGACGACCCGGTCCGGGGGAATGCCGTAGGCGGGCTCGGCCCAGACGCGCATGAACTCGGCGCCCCCTCCCGAGACGAGGAAGGTCTCGAAGCCGTGGGCCCGCAGGTAGGCGAGCAATTCGAGCATGGGCTGGTAGACGCACCGCGTGTAGGGACGCCTGAAGCGCGGGTGCCTCGCCGTCGCGATCCAGTCCCGCACCAGCGCGGAGAACTCCTCGCTCGTCATCCCGGCGTGCGTCGCGGTGACGATGTCCACGAGCCCCTTCTCAGCGATGCCGGCCACGGCCGCGCGGTCATCCTCGAGCAGCGCCTTGAAGGGTTGTTCCCGCTTCCATTCGGGATGGCCCGGCGCCATCGCCCGGAGGCGGTCCCGGATGAACACCGCCTGGGGGTACATCGGCTGCTCGCACCAGAGGGTGCCGTCGTTGTCGAAGACCGCGATCCGGCCCGGGACGGCCACGAAGTCGGGCGACCCCGGCTCGGTCACGGCGGCGACGAACGCGAGGATGGCCTTCCTGGACGCCCCGTCCTTCCAGGACGGCAGCGGGTCGTCCGCGGCGAGGGCCGCGTTCATCCCGAACGCGACGAGGAGGGCGGCCAGGCGGACCGAGGGACGGAACCCGATTCTCATGGAAGGCTCCTGACGACGGAGAGACGAAGACCCGGGCGGGCATGGGACGCCTCGCACGCCGCCCCGCGTCGCGGCGAGGAGTCGACGTTCGACGAGCATCGCGGATGGACCGATCGCCGCCCGATCTCGCTCGCCTCCGGATCGGCTCGCGCGGATCGGTCGTTCGCCAATTAGCGCATGGAGGGGCTCGCATCGAAAGGCCTCCCCGGACTCAAGGCCCCGACATCAGGGGTCCGGCCGGCGGACCCGGGATCGGAGGCCCTTCAGGTCGTCCTGCTCCTCCACGGCCCTCGCCATGCGGAAGCCGACGAAGTCGGCGTCCCACAGCCACCAGATGCTCCCGTCCGGGTCGGTCTGATTCCAGGAGGGGTGCGAGCTCCGGCGGGCGGCGCTCCGGCACGCCTCGGCGCGATCGGCCCAGCTGCCGCCGCGGGCGACGTGCGGGAAGGGGGCGGCCCCCGGCGGCAGGACCGGCCCCGAGGTGGGCCGGTCGGTCGGGAACCTCGAGTAGGCGTTCCCGAGGTAGCGGTCGAGGCACCACTCGGCGACGTTGCCGTGGATGTCGTGGAGGCCCCACGGATTGGGCTTCTTCTTGCCGACGGGCTGGGGCTTCTCGGCGTTCTCCGCGTACCAGGCGTGGTCGCCCAGCCTGGACGCGTCCTCGCCGAACGAGTAGGGGGTCCCGGAGCCGGCCCTCGCGGCGTACTCCCACTCGGCCTCGGTGGGAAGCCGGTACCTCCTGCCGGTCTTCTTCGAGAGCCAGTGGCAGTATTCCATCGCCGCGTGGTGGCTGATCCCGATGGCCGGATAGCCGGCGCGTCCGTAGCCGCGCGTCTCGTCGGGATACGCCGGGGTGGGGCGGGTGACGGCGTCGGCATCCCTGGCGATCGCCTCGGCATTCGTCCGGTTCGAGACGAAACCGCCCTTGCGGAACTCGTCGTACTCGTCCCAGGTGACCTCCGTCCTCCCCATCCAGAAGGGCCGGATCGCGACGGGATGCCTCGGCCCCTCATTGTCCCTGCGCCCCTGCTCCCCCGGCGGGCTGCCCATCGAGAACGTGCCGCCGGGGATGCCCACCATCTCGAATTTGACGGCAGTCCCCGGGATGGCCTCGGTGTAGTTCGATGGGCGTGCAGGTTCGTCCGCCCGGATCGGCGATGCGTCGGATGACAAAACCAGGACCAGGCCCATGGCCGCCATCCCGCCGGCCGACCGGGCCCTACCCCCGGACACCGTGAAGAACCTCATGGACCAGTCCCTCACCTGCCGCCCGCCCCCGCCGCCCGTTTCGATCATCCTACGCCTCATCCCACCCGCGTCCACCACGGCGGGCGGACATGTCGACGGGCTGGGGGACCGAGGCCATCGGCGAGCCGACCGGGCCCGGCGGCACGCGGTTCGCTTCCTTGTTCCGGATCGGTGCCCATCTTCGGGAAAGGGGGACGGACCATGCCGCTGAAGATCCTCGTATACTCGGATTACGTCTGACCGTTCTGCTACCTGGCGGAGTTTCCGCTGGCCCAGGCGGTCCGGGGAAGGGATGTCGAGGTCGAGTGGATGCCGTTCGAGCTCCGGCCCGAGCCGCACCCCACCCTGCGCCCTGAGGGGGAGTACCTCCGCACGGCCTGGGCGCAGGCGGTCTACCCGATGGCCCGGAGCATGGGCGTGCCGATCGTGCTCCCCGGGGTGTCGCCCCAGCCGCATACCCACCTGGCCTTCGAGGGCTACCAGTACGCCAGGGAGCATGGCAAGGGGAACGAATACAACCGCCGCGTCCTGGAGGCGTTCTTCGTCGAGGGCCGGGACATCGGCGACGTCGGCGTCCTGACGGACCTGGCCGGCGAGGTCGGGCTGGACCGGCCCGAGTTCGAAGCGGCGATCCGAAACCGCACCTATCGGGACGCGCATCGGAGAGCCCTGCATCATGCCTATCACGACGTCGGGGTGACCGGCGTGCCGATGTTCGTCATCGGCGACCGGAAATTGAGCGGCGTGCAGGACCGCCAGACGCTCGAGGTCGCCATCGACGAACAACTGGCGAGAAGGGCACCGCGCCGGACCTGACGGGCCGGCCCATCGAGGAGACCACCATGTCGAACCCCGCCGCGCCGAAGCCCGACCACGATCCGTTCCCCGGTCGCGATACGGCCGAGACCGTGCCCGCCCCCGACCCGGACATCCCGAACCCGTTCGGCCCCGACGCCATGAACGTCCGGGATGACGACCCGCCCGGCGGACAGGCCGCCCCCGAGGCGCCTCCCCCGGGGCCCCCGTCGGTCGCGCTCGATGACGACGACTTCGCGCCGGATGAAACCTGAGCGGCCTCCAACCGGCCAGGTCGCGGGAAGAGGGCTCCTCCTCATGGCTCGCGGGTCAGCGTCCAGCCCGAAGCGTCCGCCCGGAGGCCTCGATGGCCCGCGTGCTCGTCGTACACGCGGTTCATCTCGTCGATCGAGTCGAAGTACCCGGTGAGGTACGCGGCACCGAACGTCTCGCTCGGCTTCACGGGCCGTCCTCCAACCTCCTGGATCATGCAGACGTACCCGCGCTGGTGGCACCACGCCTCGCTCACGACCGACGGGTCCAGGGTCAGGGCCGCCAGCCAGGGGCCGTCCTTGCCCGTCTTCGGGTCCCGGAGGTGGTAGCCGCGGATGATCCGAGACGGGACCTTGCCCTCCTCGCGGACGTAGAGGAACTTCTCGTCCGGCGGAAAGTCCCGGAGGAACTCCCGCGACGGGATGAGCCCGCGATAGCTCAGGTACACCTCGCTGAACGTGTCGCCCGCCCTATGGCGGATGTGGCCGGGCATGTCGATCCGAAGGAAGAGGCCCTCGCTCGCGTTCACGCTGGTGACCC from Aquisphaera giovannonii includes these protein-coding regions:
- a CDS encoding HAD family hydrolase translates to MRIGFRPSVRLAALLVAFGMNAALAADDPLPSWKDGASRKAILAFVAAVTEPGSPDFVAVPGRIAVFDNDGTLWCEQPMYPQAVFIRDRLRAMAPGHPEWKREQPFKALLEDDRAAVAGIAEKGLVDIVTATHAGMTSEEFSALVRDWIATARHPRFRRPYTRCVYQPMLELLAYLRAHGFETFLVSGGGAEFMRVWAEPAYGIPPDRVVGSTVRTRYELRGDTPVLMRLPEVDFVDDHAGKPVGIGRAIGRRPLAAFGNSDGDYEMLRYVTAGPGRRLGLIVHHTDADREYAYDRDSLVGRLARALDEAPARGWTVVDMRRDWKVIFPAEE
- a CDS encoding formylglycine-generating enzyme family protein, with product MIETGGGGGRQVRDWSMRFFTVSGGRARSAGGMAAMGLVLVLSSDASPIRADEPARPSNYTEAIPGTAVKFEMVGIPGGTFSMGSPPGEQGRRDNEGPRHPVAIRPFWMGRTEVTWDEYDEFRKGGFVSNRTNAEAIARDADAVTRPTPAYPDETRGYGRAGYPAIGISHHAAMEYCHWLSKKTGRRYRLPTEAEWEYAARAGSGTPYSFGEDASRLGDHAWYAENAEKPQPVGKKKPNPWGLHDIHGNVAEWCLDRYLGNAYSRFPTDRPTSGPVLPPGAAPFPHVARGGSWADRAEACRSAARRSSHPSWNQTDPDGSIWWLWDADFVGFRMARAVEEQDDLKGLRSRVRRPDP
- a CDS encoding DsbA family oxidoreductase, producing the protein MPLKILVYSDYVUPFCYLAEFPLAQAVRGRDVEVEWMPFELRPEPHPTLRPEGEYLRTAWAQAVYPMARSMGVPIVLPGVSPQPHTHLAFEGYQYAREHGKGNEYNRRVLEAFFVEGRDIGDVGVLTDLAGEVGLDRPEFEAAIRNRTYRDAHRRALHHAYHDVGVTGVPMFVIGDRKLSGVQDRQTLEVAIDEQLARRAPRRT